The Vigna angularis cultivar LongXiaoDou No.4 chromosome 9, ASM1680809v1, whole genome shotgun sequence DNA window AGTTGAGCTTGATGATTGGGAGGATGTTGCTGACATGTCTACCCCTAAACTGGAGGTTCATGACATATCTCAAAAAGTAGGTGAAGGACATGGAAGTACAACCAAAAAATATTCACGTGATTTCCTTCTGAAATTTGTAGAGCAGTGCATTGATCTTCCTGAAGGTTTTGAAATCACTGCAGACATTGGAGCTTTGATGAATGCCAATATTGGCGGCTCTCATATTTTTGAGCGTGATTCGCATCCTAATCCTGGAAGAGCTGTAGGTGGGTTGTCTCGGATGGATCGTCGTGGCGATGTGATTATGGAGGACGATAGATGGAACAGAGTTTCTGGTTCTTTTCGTGCTGGACGTGGTCCAGAAGGCACCGGAGGAAATTCAGGATTTCGATATGGTCATGGAGGCAACTTTGGTGTTTTAAGGAATCCTCGTGCACAAACACCTCTACAATACAGTGGAGGGATCCTTTTTGGGCCAATGCAATCTGGGGGAAATCAAGGTGGAAGAAATATCCCTAATGGGGAGAGATGGCAGCGATCTGCTAGCTTCCAGCAGAGGGGCTTAATTCCTTCTCCAAACCAAACTCCTTTACAAATAATGCACAAAGCTGAGAATAAGTACGAAGTGGGTAAAGTGACAGATGTGGAAGAGGTAAAACAAAGGCAGTTGAAAGCTATCTTAAACAAACTAACACCACAAAATTTTGACAAACTCTTTGAAAAGGTGAAAGAAGTTAATATTGACAATGCAATCACCCTCATCGGTGTCATTTCACAAATATTTGAGAAAGCTCTTATGGAACCTACCTTTTGTGAAATGTATGCCAACTTTTGTTTACATTTGGCTTCTGAGTTGCCTGATTTTAGTGAGGACAAcgaaaaaataacttttaaaaggTTATTATTGAACAAGTGCCAAGAGGAATTTGAGAGGGGTgaaagggaagaagaagaagcaaataAGGCTGATGAGGGTGAGGTTAAGCAGTCTACTGAGGAAAGGGGAGAAAGAAGAGTTAAGGCAAGAAGACGAATGTTGGGAAACATTAGATTGATTGGAGAACTatataagaagaaaatgttGACAGAGAGGATAATGCATGAGTGTATCAAGAAGTTACTGGGTCAATATCAAGATCCAGATGAAGAAAACATTGAAGCTTTGTGCAAGCTAATGAGTACTATTGGGGAGATGATTGACCATCCAAAAGCCAAGGAACATATGGATGCATATTTTGAAAGGATGAAGTTATTATCAATCAACATGAATTTATCTTCTAGGGTgaggttcatgttgaaggatgCCATTGATTTGAGAAAGAATAAATGGCAACAAAGGAGGAAAGTAGAAGGTCCCAAAAAGATTGACGAGGTACATAGGGATGCTGCTCAGGAAAGGCAATCCCATGCTGGTAGGTCAAATCGTGGTCCTGGTAACAATCAATCAAGTAGAAGGAATCCCATTGATTTTAGTCCAAGAGTGTCGTCTTCTAATTCTCAAATGGGTGGATTATGTGGTCTTCCAACTCAAGCACGTGGCTATGGTGGCTCTCAGGATGCTCAATTTGAAGAACAACAATCTTATGAAGCTAAGACTTTGTCAGTTCCTTTGCCTCAAAGATCTTTAGGAGATGATTCTATAACCTTGGTACCTCAAGGTGGTCTTGCTAGGGGAATGTCTATGAGAGGATCAACCACAATTTCCAATCTTCCAATATCTGATGTGGTTCCTGTGCCTAGAGACCCTCATATAATGACTGCAGGTCTTAATGGTCAGAGTAATTCATCAGAGCGCACACAATATAACTCAATGGAGGATCTTGGGTCAAGACGTGGTACTAACAGGTCTTTAGGTCCATCTACTCATGATCAATCAATTGCCCCTGAGCATAATGTAAACCATGGTAACAGAAACTTGAAGAGTGTTTCACCTGCTGCTCAATTGCAAGGATCCATAATCTCTCAGAATTCTTATTCAGATAAGATTGTGTCAGAAGAACTGAGAGACATGTCCTTGTCAGCCATAAGAGAATACtacaggttttttttttcttttcacttttttctcTACAGCACGTTTTTTCTCCTAGTTACAACTTCTGTGGCCAGTTATATTCTTTTTGGGAAgcttaaacaaacaaattactGCACACATACGATCTAGGTAAAACCATTTTATATTAGAAATGTTCAATTTTTCCTGGTGggaatcttttttttcttattttttttaatgtgtcttgtttttcaaatataaatatggcAGGTTGACCTACATCTAAACATGAtctcttatttatataaaaatataaatgtgttTGGATGACATAGGTATTGGTCTCATAGGTGGGTAAACCCGACAACTGAACCGCAGTATAACTTGCCTAGGTGGTAAGTTCAATCATCTAAACCACTCCACCATTTACAGGTTCACCTAGTAGGTTCAACCCAACCCACTTTTTCAACCCTATATGTATCcaacttacaattttttttgcatACATATAGACATTATCTCATAATGGtaccaaaattttatttttctattcattgGAGGATTGAACTTTTAATACTTAAATTAAATGACTCCTGAACAATATCATAGGAGCAGTTGGAGCGGTGTTGAAATATTGTCCTATATTTGTGTTGGATTTAGAAAGGAGGTTATGTGAAGTTTCTTTTTACAGCTATATCAAATTCATGaatctttgttttttgttaCAACTTGGTAATGACGAATTTTTATGCTATGTGTATTGTATTCCATTGGCCAAATTacatatgttaatttttttccttcagTTTTTGAATTTATACTTGTGAATTTAATTCCCACTGATCTCATCATTTAATGATCTTAATAAAACTTATGCAATTTTCAGTGCTAGAGATGAGAAAGAACTTGTTTTGTGTATCAAAGATTTGAACTCTCCAAGCTTTTATCCTTCTATGGTTTCTCTCTGGGTCACAGATTCATTTGAGAGAAAGGACACAGAAAGAGATCTTCTTGCCAAACTACTTATCAACCTAGTGAAATCTCAACATCACACCTTGAGTCAAGTCCAACTCATCAAAGGGTAAGATTGATTTAACCATAGTAGGGAAAATCCATTTATTATGAAGGCAACTATCAATTGATTCCTTTGTATGTTGGCTAGGTTTGAATCTGTTCTCTGTACATTGGAGGATGTCGTTAATGATGCCCCTAGAGCAGCTGAGTTTCTTGGCCGAATTTTTGCTAAAGTCATAATAGAGAGAGTAGCTACTTTTACTGAGATTGCACAATTAATACATGATGGTGGAGAAGAGCCTGGTAGTCTCTTAGAAATTGGACTTGCAGGTGATGTTCTTGGAAGCACGTTGGAggtaattcaaaatgaaaagggtGACGTGCTTCTAAATGAGATTCTTTCAGGAAGCTCTAATTTCCAATTGAAAACTTTCCAGCCACCTAATGCTAAAATATCAAGGAAGTtggaaaaatttatttagatagTAGTTATGCTTATTGAATGTCTTTTTGTGTAGAAGGGAAAATTGTTTTGACTAGTGTTTTTTTGGGTACTCAATTTGCAGAGAATGGTTTCTCTGTGGAATGGGTGaatagagttttttttatatgggattctttatttttatattctttttccaTCATCTTTACTACAATTGTAAGACGTTCATTTAATCATAAGAAATTCTAGGTatagtcatttttttttttttacatatttctttatataaaaggTTCGATGAACCTCaacaatattattttcacaTCATTTCTAGTTGTATTTCATTAatgtttagaaaataaaaaactgtaTAATCTTAGTTGGTAATATAGATTTGCTGGGATCGAAAGCAAAAAATTCATCCTGTTCTTATATTTATTGcctaactttttaatttttattatctccCAAAATTATCCATAATGaacaataaaagttaaaaatgtttttactGTAATTATAATGTCGGATAAAAggtaaattagttttaataactattttttagatattttagtacagttgtattttttatagtaataatcattatatcaaaatattttattttttattgttacgACAAAGCTACGAGCAGtcaaaaatgataataaatataattagaaatttgCGAGCATTCAATCGTGATGCtccagaaaaatataaataatgtgatttcattcatttaattttttatttcttataaaataaagaatatttttaaattattcttaattaaagTCATGAATAACTTTGGCAAAAAACAAATAGACATAAAACATTAGTGTTGTCTTGAAGATATAACACTTTAGCAATGAAGTAATGCAATGAGtatataactttatatataattttgctTTTTTCCTTATGGTAGTTTGCATATCACATCATAGTctgaaaataaatgaattaaagaTACGAATGTAAAGATgagtgtattaaaatattacaccAAAAAAATCATTAGCACATAACAGATTGATATAAAGGACAAGATGCACTATTTCTTATAGAATATCCCTTTCATAATGAGGTAGTCATACTGCATCTTTACACATacattttctatttcaaaatgCGCctgaattttaaaatcattttatatctCCTCTGTGAAAAATTTTGGATCTATTAAATGATTTCTGAAAGTTTGTCTCcacaaatattttgtaatagTGTAATTTTCACTCcctttcaattttaatttatgattttgtttttgtcaaCAGATTTTCAAACATAAGATAAaacatcacaataaaaaaatgaaacatcaaaataaaaaaaattatatatataaattagtcaTATCTTTATATAATGTGACTTGTGAAATTAACATAACCAGAATAAGAAATATGGGATGGACTAGAGAAtgattttttaaagaaaaagtcaactaaaatattattaccaCTCAAAATGAAAATCTAAACATATTTGTGTGAGAAAAATATGTTGAAGACTTTATGAAATTGAGAAACATATTATTAAAGGAATAATCATTCATGATAAACAAGAACAGATGGACCTACAGATGCATAAATATAGATGAAAAGATCATGAGACTCAGTTTCTACagcaaaaccaaaagaaaaaagggaAAGACAAGGAAAAGCTTTTGAAGATGCTCAAAAGGGAGAAGTACCTTTTGGTGATCTTTGTGatatttcttccttttttctttgCTTGTGTTGATGGTAAGTACTTTGTGCTGGTGCATGGAGCTTTTCATGGTGCATGGTGTTGGTATAAGGTGGCTGATCAACTGAAATCAGAAGGTCAGAATGTGACAACTCTAGATATGGCAGCATGTGGTGTGAATCCAAAGCAGACTGAAGAAGTTGATTCAGTTTCAGAATACCATAAGCCTCTGATCACATTCTTGGCCTCTCTTCCTCCACAGGAAAAGGTCATTCTTGTAGGTCATAGTCTTGGAGGGCTATCAGTATCCATTGCCATGGAAAAATACCCTCAGAAAATCTCTGTTGCAGTTTTCATCACTGCAGCTGTTGTCACTCACAACCTCACCTACCTTGCTTTTCTTCAAGAGGTATTGCTCTCACTAGTCACacattttcaattatatatgtgtgtgtgtgtttcatTTCTATCtacaaaagaaattataattatgaaatcATACAATTTGGGGAATCTATGTGTTAATCATGTAGGCAAATAGAAGATTGGGAAATGATTTGGTGGAACAATACTTCATATTGGATGGAAACAAAGCTCCAATCCTCTCATCAACTGGAGTTGAATTTTTTAGATCAAGATTGTACCAACTATCAACAACCGAGGTAAAcatattcaatttaatatttctttgaCAGAGAATCATTCAAGCAATTGAAAAGTTAACGAatgatatatttgaaaaattgactcCGTATAATCTTGTTTAAGAGGTTTTTAGACTATTCAGTAGTTACATGTAGGAGACTATAAGTACGTTAAGACTAGATGACTAGTCTTATATTGTCTACTAAAACATGTATAGTTTGTTTGTATCGTATAGTGGTTATAGTTGTATAAATGCTcacaaaatcataaataaaattttctatgaCGTGTTGACACACagtttttaagaatttatctgcagtgtattgcgcaagtcttTCAAAATACAATAGTTATTCAATTCTATTTGAAAAGTATTGTTTCACGTGTTATAAGACTCTAGCCTTTGTATTGGGTTTTTTCTATGGtgtgttttttcttcttgttcatTTGTTTACCTTCTATCAGTTTCAGAGTTTCAGCATTTATAGTTCTCCTTTATTTTTACAAACTGGTTTTGTGGAGtttagttaagtttaaaattaacgTATCAAAATTATTAGAGCTTACACGATTTTATGAGGTTGAATTAGACGGCATGATTTGATTGTGTAAACTTTATCTTTTGTGTATACAATGCATGGTTCCATTAGAAGTGAAAAGTCTGTTTACATATTATGCAGGATCTAACACTTGCAGTATCTGTGGTGAGACCTTTACCTCCCTTTATgagtgatgtaaaattattGGAAAAACAAAGTGCAGTAAGCAAGAAGAGGAATGGAAGGGTTTCTAAAGTGTTCATAATTGCTGAAAAAGATAATTTGATACCAAAGGACTTTCAAAGGTGGATAATTCAGAACACTGGTCCATTTGCTGATGTCAAAAAGATAAAGAATTCAGACCATATGGTCATGTTTTCCAAACCCAAAGAGCTTGCTTTAGAACTGTTAAAGATTGCTTACAAATATTAACTTCAATAATATGGTAATGTGATGTGCATCATAGAATAAAGACATGTTCATTGGAccattatcataaaaatatgtaccaatgttaactttttttagtaCACCAACATCCAAACCTCGTATTCGTGATAAATAAAGATGTTTTTTATGATTTGAGCTACCATATTATAACTCGAAAATTTAATGCAAAAGGTACTCCAATTAATTGCACAAAGTTTATCCACACATATTTTGTTTGTAgcttttattgtattgtactCCAAttcttttctgtaattttaatcccaatattttagataaatgaaattttagtttatttcttaattttgttcATATAGTATTTCGTTTATCTGGATTGAATCCTAGATctgataaacaaaaatatatatttaagtgcTTAAAATGCTAAAACACAAAAGAACCTTAGCAAAATTGAAGATCAAATCATAATTACAGACTTTCTAAAATAAGaacattaaaaattacaaaaaaaagaataaaaacatcaaaatctcaaattaaaaattaatgaaaaaccGAAACTACAATTTCACCACATCTTTCTATAATGTGACGTATCAGTTAACATAcaattcttttttgttttaaaaagttaataaaaactTCATTACTTGTCAAAAGAAAAGTCTATACTTTTGTATAAGAAAAGTCTATACTTTTGTATgagaaaaatatgttaaaagtcTTTATGAAAATGGCAGTAACTTGGTGAGAGAGAGAAGTGAAACTTCATCAGAATCAGAGACAAAATCACCTTCAGTTCTATCATGGCTAAGTGCTGTCCAATTTagaataaatacattttattcaaatctCCTTATATCAACTAGATAAAGAATGTTCTATATCTTGCAAATTCATCACCCATAATCAGTGCATACACTAAATTAGAAaggttaaataataaataataaggaTAACCTTTAATCCTTGGTTCTTTTATTAATCTTCAACTTACTAAATAGAATAATctttcattatattttcatttaatattctataaaatattttagaaaattagtaAGGGAatagataagataaaatatactATTGTATTTACCAATACCCTCAACCATAGTTGAAGTTTTCTTAtcacataaatttaatttatttttaatatatagttgGCGAAATTATTATGTTAGAgaacagaaagaaaagaaaaaataggcACATAatcactttcttctttcttcttctctgttTTTTCTTTGAAGAGAAACAtcataagaaaaagaaacagtgaaagtgaaagaagaagaaggaaaagaaaaggaaagaaagtgGTTACGATTTCCCTAATGTAATGCATCATAAGAAATCCGAACTTCAGATCGGAAAAGAAAGCACCGGCGTCTCTTCCGATTTCAACCCGCTCCGCCACCACcccaaccaccaccaccaccaccctatCCCCAACCTCAACCTCCAAACCCAAACCTCAACAGTCCCCTATAAAAGACCCTCCCTCTGCAAATCCCCAATCCTCAACAGATTTCCAAAACCGTGCCGCGCCACCGTTCCCTCCGCCGCCGCCACCACCTGGGTGTCCTCCGTCGTCTCCCTCCGTTGCCGCCTACGCCTCTTAATCTTCTTCTCCCTACCCTTCTTCTACTTCCTTGTCTCCCACCCTACAAACTCCTTCATCCTTGATTTCCTCGCCGCGTTCTTCTTCTCCGCCGCGCTCTTCTTCTCGGTCAGCCTCGCCCTGCCGCGAATCCCCTCCATCCGCTTCTTCCTCAAGCCCGAGGCCCGGCCCGCGCTGAAGTTACCCGTGTTCTGGGCCCGCCCGGCCCAGCCCGAGTTTCAATTCTGCGTGGTTGCGTACCCGAACGGCGACGTTTACGAGGGGGAGTTCAGAAGAGGGAAGTGTTGTGGGAGTGGGGTTTACTACTACAGCATGAGTGGGAGGTATGAGGGGGATTGGGTGGAGGGGAAGTACGATGGGTTTGGGGTGGAGACGTGGGCGAAGGGGAGTAGGTACCGGGGGCAGTACCGCCAGGGTCTTCGGCACGGGTTCGGGGTGTACCGGTTTTACACCGGCGATGTTTATGCCGGGGAGTGGGCCAGTGGGCAGAGTCACGGCTGTGGGGTGCACACGTGCGAGGATGGCAGCAGGTACGTGGGGGAGTTCAAGTGGGGCGTCAAGCATGGCCTTGGACACTATCATTTTAGGTATGGAAATGGTTGGCGAGGGTGGGGGTGGGGGAGGAAAAGAGTGTGTCTATGTTTGTGTTGAAGTGTTTAATTGAAGTGTTTAATGGAAGTGACGCTCTTTACGGTTTATAATTGGTTTTTTGTATTCTGAAAGTTCGAGATAGTAAAATTGGGTACGAGGTTGGTTTAATTGTTGCTGACTGGGGTTTGTTTGGTTTTGTGCTTTGTCTTTGGTTCTTTAGCTTTGTGGATTATGGGAATTTCTTACTTATGGACCATGTTTTGGTGGCCGTGTTATGTTTGGTTTCTTTTATTGATTGTGTATTAATTGAATACCTCTTTGTTTTCGATTTGTTGTGTGTATATCTAAAGCTTTTGAGTTACTTTGGCAAGATGTTGGGCTTGATTTGGTAATGTACTTTGTCGTCTGTTTTGTTGTAGGCTTGCGGCAATTTCTTCAGACTTAACCTTTTGCTGCTTTCATGGGTTGtcttaggttttattttataaaaaatgaaagttgGATTACCATCAATATACTTTTACAGTGCAAAGCATTTGCATAGAGGATGAACATATACAATTTGCTTCAGCAATGGCTTCTGTTTTGTCTAAAATAAGTCGTAGGCATCTAAAATTTACTTGGTTCGGTTGTGTACCTATTGGTAGCAATTATGGAGCGTAATATGTAATGCAGATATTGCAAAGCAATTGCTTTGAGGTGTTTTAGGATGTTAATTTCTATTGTATCTTTTTCCTGGAATAAACCAAGAGGTAAATAGACCTAGTATCAATAACATGTAACGGTAATAATGATAGTTTATTTCACCTGCATTGGCATTTGGCTGCCAATTGTCTAGATGTGTGGAAATAAATAAGTGGGAGTTTAATATTGAAATCAAAGATTAGATGAAGCAAGCATGAAGTTGGCTAAATTGCTTTAAATAGATGGCATGAGACTGATACCCTTGGTCCAAAAGCACCTGTATCCACTTCCACCTGCCACCCGGGTGGGGCCTCACTCAAggggaaagaagaaggaaggaaGAGGGAGCTAAAAAGGAAACACCACTTCTTTGTGAAAGTAAAACTAAATCACTATATTATAGAAAGCCACATTCATTAGTGGTGTCTAACTACTGATCTTATATAAATCATCAGTCTGAAAATGCTTCCCTCTTATCCTACAACATTTTGAGTTTTAATGGGGGATATGGATCATGAAGTAGGTAAAACAAGCATGCTTCTGTATTTGTGGATGAGTAAAACCTAAATATATTAGAAGGGTTTCAGTAATGAAATTGGATTGGTGGATAATATCACATGTGATAATTCATGTATTTGTTATCTTCTACGAGTTTGAGTAAAATAGTAAACATTTTCCCTAGGAAAAGTAAAAGGGAAAGGAGGCAGACATAAAGctttttatgatattgtttgaGTTCATTTTCATTATCTTAGTGAATAATCTATTATGTCCTTCTGTAGAAGAAAGACCAATTCAAGGGGAGATTGGAAAACCATTTTGAGGGAATACATTATTTCCTTATGACTTTATATTCCTATTTGATTCATTTGAATGAAAGATCATATAATTGTCTATGAAGTCGACAAAAAGTATGAAATCTAAAATGCAGAAAACACTGAACTTTAAAGTGTAAACATTATTTGTATGTATTCATGTTCTTAGGACTTATCTTTGTTATTGCTACTTTCAGTTTACAAGAAAGAGGTATCTGCTCCCAAGGATAGAATCAGTTTCAAAGGTGCTTTATACCtctaaaactttaaaacaatagGGTGTTCCATTATAATTACGTGGCATGTGTTTTCAAGGACACAGTCTCAAGTTCCTTTGCAAGAAGCTAATTCCACAACATGGCCTTGTGATCACATAGCAATAATTCCAACCATTTGAATGTCATGTAGTTTAACTTTGCAAGCTTCTACAAGTATGgtgtcttttcttcttctctccatcTCCCTATTTATTCCACTGAAGGAAACCAGTccgtaaaaaacaaaaagagtatTTGTTCTCTGATCAGAACTAATATCTTAGGCATGCAGTTAACGAAATTTGGTGCTCCATCCTGGATGCTTGACCTTGAATATGGGTTCCTCTCTTTTAAGTATCATTGGtgttattaaattgaatttgatgGGACTTTattctgtttctttttctttgcttaCTGGTaatagtatttttcttttgttgtaactaattatttttgttatcagAAATGGAGATACATATGCTGGTGAATACTTTGCGGATAAGATGCATGGATATGGGGTATATAGTTTTGCAAATGGCCATTGTTATGAAGGATCCTGGCATGAAGGCAAAAGGCAAGGAATTGGAATGTATGCATTTAGAAATGGAGAAACCCAGTCTGGTCACTGGCAAAATGGAGTCATTGACACTCCCAGCTCACAGAGTGCCACCTATCCTATTTCTCCTGTTGGTGTCAATCATTCCAGAGTACTAAATGCAGTGCAGGTACACTCTACATTTGTGACTTAGTTTAccttaatttattgtttaatgtTCTTTCCCGCTTATCATTAAAGGAAAAAAGACTTTGGCCTAGAATTAACAGTATGGATGATTACATTTTGTCATTGATGctttactattttattacaATGGCAAATGATGTATCAATCTTCTATGAGTACATTGCATTATCATCTTTTGAGAGATGCTTACACTGCATTCCCTTCTCTTGAGCATCTTAATaactttcaatataaaaaaactctCAAACAATTGTGAACAA harbors:
- the LOC108347600 gene encoding eukaryotic translation initiation factor 4G isoform X3; this translates as MAVESRRQTIHYPLPEGGQSRLNPSQGNSTESNNASAARNISNGIHGQSHLHGAPDGPITKSSESSAGHKSTGIVPKAETATLPPLISDPVLPTSLAKGDDESKAFPFQFGSIVPGVINGMAIPARTCSAPPSFDKQKPDQALDDPDKSVSSDPIPPVPKQQKSHEKDAGVNEQSNVEIKDNKDSEVSILTSVNHMSKPFVAPVTGISVSTSYHQSQAPLQFGGANPQIQSHGMTTTSIQMPIPMPLPIGNATQVQQPVFIPGLQPHPMHPQGIMHQGQNISYSPQMGNQLGNMGIGIGCQYPQQKGGKFASPRKTTHVKITHPETHEELRLDKRMDAFSNGGSSCVRPHPNIPSQSQPVKSFPASHPVNYFPSNSYNTNSPYYPPNSLPLTGSPMTPNCQPTTFNFPLHHGPQGVSFMNSSSHGSSPTNKTSTPAGITSMTIKPNGTTSIVDSSLSNSCIADVQNGESPGSTISCDVSSSVLQKGSETCSEVSPQQSKFSSDFVTNVSNNEGGRESLAISNSLKDKKPGKKDQITQNQVSVLSPTMDSIRSGVVDQNISDIGVPDALGTKKNYSAAITIEDLPGSDTISTGVEVETNGSVEASAYVSVEGCGAQTIDKVHNQMPDKTYKLVEGNFGSSDLQSTDLPKTTLKHFKNDSENVDVESGTKDRPIIEPNKVKNQSKGKKKRREILQKADAAGSTSDLYNAYKGPGEKRGVLSSESKESVTSPLSLKQFDVGQSDIKASEKCDHNKVELDDWEDVADMSTPKLEVHDISQKVGEGHGSTTKKYSRDFLLKFVEQCIDLPEGFEITADIGALMNANIGGSHIFERDSHPNPGRAVGGLSRMDRRGDVIMEDDRWNRVSGSFRAGRGPEGTGGNSGFRYGHGGNFGVLRNPRAQTPLQYSGGILFGPMQSGGNQGGRNIPNGERWQRSASFQQRGLIPSPNQTPLQIMHKAENKYEVGKVTDVEEVKQRQLKAILNKLTPQNFDKLFEKVKEVNIDNAITLIGVISQIFEKALMEPTFCEMYANFCLHLASELPDFSEDNEKITFKRLLLNKCQEEFERGEREEEEANKADEGEVKQSTEERGERRVKARRRMLGNIRLIGELYKKKMLTERIMHECIKKLLGQYQDPDEENIEALCKLMSTIGEMIDHPKAKEHMDAYFERMKLLSINMNLSSRVRFMLKDAIDLRKNKWQQRRKVEGPKKIDEVHRDAAQERQSHAGRSNRGPGNNQSSRRNPIDFSPRVSSSNSQMGGLCGLPTQARGYGGSQDAQFEEQQSYEAKTLSVPLPQRSLGDDSITLVPQGGLARGMSMRGSTTISNLPISDVVPVPRDPHIMTAGLNGQSNSSERTQYNSMEDLGSRRGTNRSLGPSTHDQSIAPEHNVNHGNRNLKSVSPAAQLQGSIISQNSYSDKIVSEELRDMSLSAIREYYSARDEKELVLCIKDLNSPSFYPSMVSLWVTDSFERKDTERDLLAKLLINLVKSQHHTLSQVQLIKGFESVLCTLEDVVNDAPRAAEFLGRIFAKVIIERVATFTEIAQLIHDGGEEPGSLLEIGLAGDVLGSTLEVIQNEKGDVLLNEILSGSSNFQLKTFQPPNAKISRKLEKFI